From the genome of Glycine soja cultivar W05 chromosome 14, ASM419377v2, whole genome shotgun sequence:
tatacaaagataagtgggctcatacttaacccatgaatccaaaatctaccctaagggtcatgagaaccctaaggctcATTAGTACTAGAATGGACGGAAACCTATGGTAAGTCATCTCAGAAGTTTTGCTCCCTGTGTTTCAAACATATACCTaatgcaaaaaggaaggaattgGAAGACAAAAGTGAGCCTATGATCCTAGTTGGCTATCATGTCACTAGAGCTTACATGCTCTCTATAATCTAGTAAAGTAGAAAATTGAAGTCAATATAGATATGTTAATAAATGAAGTTGAATCATAGGATtggaaaaattagaaaagtaGCTTTAGACCAGTTATTCCAGCATTGGTTGAAGGTCAAAATAAGGATGGTGTAGAAGACATAGTAACTAAAACTTCTTAGAATCAAAGGCCAAAAAAGCAAAGGAAAGTGCCAAGcagattttcaaattttgaaatgattTCCAATTTTGAAGTAACCTTAGAAAGAGAACCAATAAACTTTGCTTTGATAGCAGACACAAAACTAATTGACTGTGTAGAAGTCTTGGAAGAGTAGGTCTATAAGGCAGCAATGTTGGAAGAACTAAAATCCATTGAGAAGAATCCTACATGGGAGTTGGTGGAAAACCAAGCAAAGAAGAAGGCAATAGATGTTAAATGGGTGTTCAAGCTGAAATTGAACCCCAATGACACTATTGCAAAGCATAAAACCAAACTAGTGGCTAAAGGGTTCCTGCcatctttttctcttcaaaactaGTGTGAGTGTGTGTAAGGAGTTTTATCTTCAACACACATTATGAACTCATATCCATGTGATGACATCATGTATCATCTCTAATCTCTTTCTCATCCTAGATGAAAGGATCTATCATATATCTTATCTTCATCCTAGATGAAGGTATCTCATATTAAATTATTCGAAATATAATGTACACTGTCATCACTTCCCAAAAGATTTTGACTAACTCACacataattacaaaatataatccCAAATAACTACCGAATAAATCCTCTAATTCCATACACCaataataatttacaataaCATACCCAAAACAttataacattataaaaatcaattattaattaataatattatatatatatatatatatatataaaaattcacattaacttttcaaatattatacgaattaaatatttacatttacatGTAGTCATTATATACATGTAATCACGTTACAAATATATATCCACAATATATAGGTAGggacattaaatatatatgcatTCACGCGTGTTTATATTCACCTTGGCATTTacattcatattatatatacatgtaaaCCAATCACATAACACAAACGCATTATTGCCATGAATGCCAAAATGGATTTCAATGCATATAAACATATACAATTGAAAAAATCTCCTTTTTCTTATTTCAACCAATTACATCAACACAAAATCTTTATCATTTATAAGCAAGGAAAAACCCATGAGGTACGAAAGAAATAACGAGAACCATTATGGTGATCCACGTGATCGgccaaaaattaaatacaaccaTACCATACAataaataagatatttaaacTATAATACCTACTATAACACTACTAATCTcagataaaaatatgttttactcACCTCTTGaaacaaagaaataaatattcttcatttttttttcttcctctctatTTAGTGTGTCaccaaaaatacttttatttcttctttctccCCAATTCTAGGTAgcctactaatttttttatttatcaagatAGACTGTGATTTTAGGAGAAGATAATTGTTTATTCttatataaatacaaatatatgaTTTAAGATTGAATCACATGAGATATATTGTCAATAGATTTAACTGAccaaatttttctttatcattttctATTCTACTATCTAgatttatctaattattaatattatttattttttaaacttctttcaatatatatttagataaaaaCATGATAAGATTTACCTTATTCTCAAGGATCACcaattcaaatataataaatattttatccaaaCCAGACatacaatattatattattaatataaaattatcttcacaagagtaataatcttttaataattttaattaatatatagagTTGTCAcactttcttttataatttttttaataaattcttataTTAATCATCTAATCTTTTTATtgataagataattatttaaatcgattatttttaattcaaataaattcatatactaataatttttaatactaaaactaataaatataattatattaacagTTAAGgatgttatatataaattaccttttttattttactacctGGTGTTTTTTAAAGTTCGATTTTACTATTTGTTCTTAGTGAGGATTCGTTAATTAATTGTGTGACAATCTAATACTTTAGTCTATCATATCATTACTTATTTTAGCTCATTTCATTAATTTCTCACATCATTACTTAATCCAATAATATAACATTTTGTTAGCTTATTTATTAGTTCGACACATTATCACCTAATCAATAGTATTGCACTATTAgtttcttttgtttgtttgctACATAATCATTTAACTAGTTATGAAACGCTTTGTCATGTCatcctttaattaattttgagctAAATACTAgtttaaaagaagaaaggtAAAGAAATTGTACCAAAGAAATTATCTAACTTACTTATCAGGTGCCAACTTAACACACACATGTGCAAAATATGTCGAGGGGGCACTCAAACAAGTTATGTGGACCTTGCACCAAAGAAATTGCCGTGAAACTAACCCAAGAAAAAGGCAAAGCGCAATTTCCTGATGGAAACTGAGCCGAAATAAGAGAACATGGCATTTGCAGTTAGGGCTTTATGGGCAGTGAGAAAGAGTTGCAGAGGAAGTCCTCGCCGTTATTGTTTCAGCAAACATGcgcattcaaattcaaattcacattcaaattcaaatcccCTTCTCTTGAAATTGCTTCAGGTTCCGAACTCGCACATTAAAACGACGCTGGATCAGGAAATGGCTTCCCTTCAAAGCTCGCAACGTTCTTGGGACTTCCTTATTACCTCTCTCTCCCCTTCTTCCTCCGACAAAGCTCGATTGGTACTAGTACTAATCTTCTCTGTCTCTGTTTTCcgtttcatcatttttttaactgcgttgttttttgttttatttaatagaaaattcCAGCAATTTATGGTTAACATGGTAAATACCAATTACCTGTGGCgagatattttcttttattatattattactagTTTCATTTCAATGGACAAATGCTTATTatgcatataattaaaattaaaattcataataaatcaatgttttttaatatataattgtactttaaattttacattgagcaattgaaattgtaaaaaagcttgaaggtgataagtagttaagaaaaataagtatatatagaTGAAGACAAAAAGAGAGTTTTTTGAGAGAACTAAGAGAGATTTGTTTGGCTAGCTGTGAGACTGAAATGCTAGAGAAGAGAGAATATCGGAATCTGTAATTGAGAGTCTCTATTTTCTAAGTGtgtattctaatttataatataggaGTAGATAACCCACAGATTACAAAATGGTAAATTGGTGGTTTTAAGAAATTTTGAGATAAATTTTATGTAACCATTTGTTAAGATAGACCCTCTTTTTTTAAGAGTAATTTAGCAAGTTATAACTTTGATTTTACCAAAATATACCCAATGTATAGTTTGCTAAAAGTTCCTTCTGATTAGCAAGTCTGATAGGAATTTTTAAATCTATTCTcacttggtttttgaaaggagtaTTTAACAagatatataagatttttttttaaaatacactcAAAGTATAGTTGGTTAAAATActtatgtttaaaaaaagaGGGTATATGTTAGCAATTCGTGCACGAGCATGCACACGTGTGTGTAATGTGGTTTCATTTTCTCAACTATGTGACCAATTATGCTTGGTGGATTGACTATACAGACTGTGATGAGATGATCAATATTCtcacatatattattattgaatggTCAGATTTTGGAATGGATTTTGGAGAAGATGctgaaagaaaatgagaaagatCGAGATCTCTTCTCTGAACTCATCTTTCTATGTGGAAAAGTGAAGGACGTGATGCTAGGAATGCGTGTGTTTAGTTCTATGGAGGCTACTGGAGTTAAACCCAATTCACTAGTTTTCAATTCCCTTATAAGTGTTTGTTTGTCTTCCCATGATATTGTTACAGCAGTTAGTTTATTTGAGATCATGGAGAGTTCAGAGAGCTATAAACCTGATTTTCACACTTATAATATCTTTATTTCAGCATTTTCCAAGTCAGGGAATGTTGATGCCATGTTAGCTTGGTACTCAGCGAAGAAGGCTGCCAGACTTGGTCCTGATCTTCAAATGTTTGAATCCCTCATATCAGGCTGTGTTAATTCTAGAAAGTTTAAGATTGCTGATAGAATTTTTGAAGAAATGATGATTTCTGGAATTGTTCCTAGTGCTTCCATAATTGAAAGTATGCTTAATGGGATTTGCAAGCAAAAGAGATTGGGTCGGGCAGAGGAGTTTTTCACGTTTGCGATGGATTCTGGATGGGAAATAAATGAGAACATGGTTGATAAGTTAGTAGCTATGTATCTTCAACTAGGGAAAGCGGAAGAAATGGAAGGTCTACTTAAAACTATGATGAAGCCCTGTGTTACTACTACTGGTGTTCTCACACGAATTCATTGTGGGATTGTGAAGATGTATGCAATGGTAGATAGATTGGATGATATAGAGTTTGCTGTGGGTAGAATGCTTAAACAAGGGTTGTCATTCACAAGTGCAGATGATGTTGAAAAGGTCATCTGCTCATACTTTAGAAGGGAAGCTTATGATAGGCTAGACATATTCTTGGAATGTTTAAAGAGATGCTATGTCCTTAATAAATCAACATATGATTTGTTGATATCTGGCTATAAAAGAGCACGCTTGCTTGAAAAAGTAGAAAGGGTGATGGAAGACATGAAATCAGCAGGATTAGTTTAATGTTTGGTGTGACGATTACGGATAAGCTCCATGACATTTGCACCAAGCAGCAATATTGAATATACCATCAAATGAATTCTGAAAGTTCAGTGTCATTTTACCATTTCTCCCTCTCTATCAAGCTAACAACGGGATTGAGGAAGGGTTGTTATGTCAAATTTAGGCTTCTGTATAATTGACACAGGCCATGCAATTTTGACTGTTAATGTGACTTCAACAACCTcgtgtattttttgtttttttctttttgtattttttgggGGTAGTGATTTCACATTGCAAAACTGAAATAATGATGGAGAGAAattcctaatttattttataacaaaaagcATGTAGTTGGATGTTTGGTATACATGTTTCATTGCCCCTTCGATTTCATTAGTTCTATCATCTTGGCACAGCTCAGGAATTTAGAAGTAACTCGAGAGATGTAAACTTGTAGAGTAGGGTTAGCTAAGAGAGAAAACTAACCGAACCAGATGAATAGATGAATATCCGAGAGTTTAGAATGAACCTGAAATTGATTGTATGAATTACCTCTAATTGTGGTTACAAATGCTATTTATACTCCTGTTAGATCTTACACCTAACTAACTAGTCAACCACAGCTAACTATTAACCACAGTAAACTAACTACATGAAATAGAAAATAACAATGAATTACAGTTACAAATGAGACACCCAATCACATCTCATCATACGAAATAGAGATGCTTATTAATATTCTAGACATATTTGAGTCTTATTTgagtaaatttctttaaaagcatttctaaaagagaaaaataagaagaaaaataaaataagtttctctataagttaaaattaattttttattagctaaTTAGTTAATTTGTAAAAGCTCTTTCATATAACTTttctaaaaaatgagaaaacatCTACAAATCAATTAACAGTTAGCTCATATAGAACTAATCTTAATTTATGGAAAtgctcattttaatttttgcttatttttttttgctaaaagtatttctaaagaaatttatccaaacagaTACATTATATTTACAGTGATTCAAATACAACTTTATAATCAGATCCGATGTTACAAAGAAAGGATCTCCAAGtcctagtttttttattttttttacccatTTAGACAAAACACAACAAATTACCTCAAGTAGCCATGTTCCTATTTTATTTACCAAAGTAGCAACATTTATTGTTCACAGTGAGAATTCGGTCCTGGCACACCCTAATTCTCACCTTAGTTTTGCCAATTTCCTTTTGCACACCCTCGTAGAATTCAGGTACCCCAACCCGAAGCCTAAAGGTGTTTTTTGTattgtcttttttttgtttcttaattaatttggtttctagttttttaataatacaaatagaataataattagtagtatatttaaatattatatttaaataatttaatttttaaatattaacatatattataaattgtaagaataattattaatagttgttaacatttttaaatgAATGATACATTATAATTgaactttaataaaaattaatttgataaataaaaataagtatagagaaaatgataatgttaaaataataaacaacagTAACCAAGACAAATGAATGATAACTTAAAAACAACAAACATGAATGACAACACAAACAGGGGAAtttataatctaaaaataacaaatttgattAAGAGAAGAAGCTTTTAATCAACAAATATGATTAAAAGTTTCTTCTTTTCATCATAACAAGCTTTGGCGTTGGGGAACATGTCCATTGTTGAGGCAAAAGTAGAGGTGAAATTGTCcccatgaaataaatttttgaagtaaaaatgatatttttttagttttttggtACTTTTTGTGCATTTTTAGACTGATTGAAGTTATGAAAGTTGTATTATTGGTTTCATTAACATGAAAACTATGAGAATGAAGTATTATTGGAACCAAAATACCTGATAAACATAATCATAAAGGTGTCAAAAGTTGTCATCATGGATTGAAACTTTGAAGTAAATGTGATATTTCTAGTTTTGGAACACTTTTTTAATGCGATTTTAAGCCGATTGGAGTCGTGAAAATTGTATTGTTGATTTCATTGATATGAAAACTATGGGAATGAAATATTATTGGAACCAAAATATTTGATACACATAATCATATAGGCGCTAAAAGTTGCACTCATGGGATAAAATTTTGAAgtagaggatttttttttctagttttggGCACTTTTTTATGCATGTTACATCGATTGGAGTTGtgaaagtcatattttcggATTCATTGACATGAAAAATATGAGTATGAAGCATTATTGGAACAAAAAAAACCAATACACATAATCATATAGGCTCTAAAAGTTGCActcattgaataaaatttaaagtaaatgtgatttttttcttggtttttgGACGCTTTTTATGCAATTTTAGGAAAATTAGAGTTGTGAAAGTATTATCGGCTTCATTGATGTAAAAACTATGGGAATTAAGCATTATTGGAACCAAAATACCTTATAGACACATAATCATATAGACGTCAAAAGTTGTGATCATGGATGAAATTTTGAACTAAAAGTGAAAATGTCTAGTTTTTGGGCActtattttatgtgattttaGTCTGATTGTAGTCATGAaagttatattattaacttcatTGACATAAAAATTGTGAGAATGAAGTAATATTAGAACCCAAATACCTAATATACATAATCATATAGGTGTCAAAACTTGTCCTCATGAAATGATGGttagcatgttttttttatagaggACCATGTCACATTGAAACATGTGTCACATTGAAATGTGTCCCATGATGTTGGCCAACTTAAATTATGATTGTAAGGATCATAGTTTCACCCAATGAACAATACTATTAAAGTTAAAGTCTCTGTAGATGTGATGACCCTGGCACACATGGCTTAACATGTAGAAAGAAATTCTTGTTAAACAACATGCATGAGATTACAAATtctacaaatttaattttttatgaaaaattaaaaatttcaataattaaaatgtaaataaaacatCTCCATCTATTTTTAAAGGGAGTTGCTATTGGCCCAAAGAGGTTTTGTTATTGGCCCCTACAATCTCTCAAAATTCCAAGATTACCCCACCCCAAAAAGCAATATGATATCGTGATTCCATTGCACAAAAAGGGGTGCAAAATTTTCGCACAATGGAATTGATGTCATAATGCTTTTCAAGGTGTGGAAAAAATACACAACGAAATCATGACCCCATAGTGCAATGGGGGTTAAAACATGACAGTATTACAAAAGTATGATTTCGTTGTATGATGTTTAACGGAATCACACttccattttgattttgtttttggaaaaaataaatgtacaatGGAATAACACtttcattgtacattttttttagaatttgaaaAAGTCTACAGAAATGATATGCATTGCATCCAATTTCATAGAAATGTCAACTACATATTGAGGTTCACATCCATAAAAATAATGGAATACACATTCAATGTTTGCCATGAACAAAATGTCTACTACATATTAATACTAAATATTTCAATCCTTAGAAAGGTTTACTGCATATTGAGATCCTCTAACTAATTGAAATTGTATTGAGTTGAAAGCTTGTGTGCATTGATTGTAAGGCCTT
Proteins encoded in this window:
- the LOC114383428 gene encoding pentatricopeptide repeat-containing protein At1g62670, mitochondrial-like — its product is MAFAVRALWAVRKSCRGSPRRYCFSKHAHSNSNSHSNSNPLLLKLLQVPNSHIKTTLDQEMASLQSSQRSWDFLITSLSPSSSDKARLILEWILEKMLKENEKDRDLFSELIFLCGKVKDVMLGMRVFSSMEATGVKPNSLVFNSLISVCLSSHDIVTAVSLFEIMESSESYKPDFHTYNIFISAFSKSGNVDAMLAWYSAKKAARLGPDLQMFESLISGCVNSRKFKIADRIFEEMMISGIVPSASIIESMLNGICKQKRLGRAEEFFTFAMDSGWEINENMVDKLVAMYLQLGKAEEMEGLLKTMMKPCVTTTGVLTRIHCGIVKMYAMVDRLDDIEFAVGRMLKQGLSFTSADDVEKVICSYFRREAYDRLDIFLECLKRCYVLNKSTYDLLISGYKRARLLEKVERVMEDMKSAGLV